One Armatimonadota bacterium genomic window carries:
- a CDS encoding alpha-ketoacid dehydrogenase subunit beta yields the protein MPTELTYREALSKSIEEEMQKNPEVFIMGEDIGRYQGTFKVTRGFVEKFGSRQSQYNYRILDTPITEAGFAGIGIGAAMAGLRPIVEFMTMSFSILALDQIVNHAAKVHYMTNGEVKCPIVFRGPGGAAKQLSAQHSHSMDGWYAHVPGLKVLAPATTLDAYGLMKSAVADDNPVIFYENPGLYTLKGEIPDDVNFSIPIGKAQILKEGKDISLVGYSRMTQVNLAAAELLAKDGIDAEVVDVRSLLPLDTETIYASVRKTHRAVVVYEDWRSGGFGAEITARIQEDCFDDLDAPVGRVGGLNVPMPYARNLELLCIPSEEDVVKAVHKIG from the coding sequence ATGCCGACGGAACTAACCTACCGCGAGGCCCTCAGCAAGAGCATCGAAGAAGAGATGCAAAAGAACCCGGAGGTCTTCATCATGGGCGAAGACATCGGCCGGTATCAGGGAACCTTTAAAGTCACGCGAGGCTTCGTCGAGAAGTTCGGCAGCCGACAGAGCCAGTACAACTATCGCATTTTGGACACACCGATTACTGAAGCCGGTTTTGCTGGTATCGGTATTGGTGCGGCGATGGCGGGTCTACGACCAATCGTCGAATTCATGACGATGTCGTTCTCGATTTTGGCGCTGGACCAGATCGTAAACCACGCAGCAAAGGTCCACTACATGACCAACGGCGAAGTGAAGTGCCCGATCGTGTTCCGCGGTCCGGGTGGTGCGGCGAAGCAGCTTTCGGCCCAACACTCGCACTCGATGGACGGTTGGTACGCCCACGTTCCTGGCTTGAAGGTTTTGGCTCCGGCCACCACGCTCGACGCCTACGGCCTGATGAAGTCGGCGGTGGCGGACGACAATCCGGTCATCTTCTACGAGAATCCGGGCCTCTATACGCTGAAGGGCGAGATTCCCGACGACGTGAACTTTTCGATCCCGATCGGAAAGGCGCAGATTCTGAAGGAAGGGAAGGACATCTCGCTGGTTGGCTACTCGCGCATGACGCAGGTGAACCTAGCAGCGGCTGAGCTATTGGCGAAGGACGGCATCGACGCGGAAGTGGTCGATGTTCGATCGCTGTTGCCGCTCGACACCGAGACGATCTACGCGTCGGTGCGGAAGACGCATCGCGCGGTCGTGGTGTATGAAGATTGGCGAAGTGGCGGCTTTGGCGCGGAGATCACGGCGCGGATTCAGGAAGATTGTTTCGACGATCTGGATGCGCCGGTAGGGCGAGTTGGCGGTTTGAATGTGCCGATGCCTTACGCGCGGAACCTTGAGCTCTTGTGTATTCCGAGCGAAGAGGACGTCGTGAAGGCCGTCCATAAGATTGGCTAA
- a CDS encoding response regulator, whose product MGREPKIIDILLVEDNAGDALLVQKAFELGRIANHIFTVPNGEEALKFLKGEGDYAGSPRPDLIILDLNMPIMDGREALGKIKADPDLLSIPIIVMTTSDDERDIMNSYKLHVNCYITKPVQVRDFLEVIKAIDYFWIGVVSLPGND is encoded by the coding sequence ATGGGCAGAGAACCCAAAATAATCGACATATTGCTTGTGGAGGACAACGCTGGCGACGCCTTGCTTGTTCAAAAGGCCTTTGAACTAGGGCGGATTGCCAACCACATCTTCACCGTACCAAACGGCGAAGAGGCACTAAAATTTCTGAAGGGTGAGGGTGACTACGCGGGTTCACCCCGGCCCGACCTCATCATCCTCGATCTGAACATGCCAATCATGGACGGACGCGAGGCGCTGGGAAAAATCAAGGCCGACCCCGACCTTTTGTCGATCCCGATCATCGTGATGACGACATCCGACGACGAGCGGGACATCATGAACAGCTACAAGCTGCACGTCAACTGCTACATCACCAAACCCGTGCAAGTTCGCGATTTTCTTGAAGTCATCAAGGCAATCGACTACTTCTGGATTGGAGTCGTATCGTTGCCCGGAAACGATTGA
- a CDS encoding PAS domain S-box protein — MSQSPRPSEAEITSLQVSNTEDYAIFALGVDGEILTWNRGAECLLGLKRNEAVGQPFALLCQTLDTTPDKPEEILSFALSKGRYEEQSHRHRPDGSTYWIEFSVSPLYDEGKSHVGYSVVAKDISDIRKSLARERLIHNIATISAEAGDHIAFLWTVMSQIGHYFQWQVGHVFLREKPSGPLKSTDIWYCLDNSENYRELIEVTKGIEVEPNVGTPGRALATKKVVFVPDLFADDALLRFEQLVATGLTATISIPILVHNEVFAIIEFATREKVADTVFVVDLAEVLSAQISQIFELRRALDDQMAFDNASRDLLCWVGYDAYFKFASPSWSTVLGYTPEEVLKIPWPELVHPDELDYALQNGRRQIEEGATVEIILRFKHKDGSFRSIEWHSVPLPEREMIYAIGRDVTQKIATERQLQETLALQDAVLNASHYGIICVNLEGAVTVFNKGAERILGYTAEEFVGVKGPPRLTDPTTLAERASDLSKALGHPVQADVAGFTELAESGIDQEFEWTYIRKDGTRFPGLLAVSALRDESGEMNGYMGIIQDITKRREAEDATERLLAIVSQSPDLIGFIDSNERIVYQNLGGNRMLGYADDFDFVGQDVTQFMTEAAIDRARNIVVPAILEHGIWTGESEFMRQDGSRIPVSQVIFFLPNKDGEPPYIATIARDITEFKRSQAQMSLQAQKLQHSNQELEQFAYVASHDLQEPLRMVCSFLGLLEIEFDDQLTPDAREYIRYAVDGGMRMRSLIDGLLDFSRVGRQNLALESTSMELALQDAVQNLKIAVAESGATVTHSPLPTVMGDRTSLTRLLQNLVGNSIKFRADQPPQVHVGVEDTDGDEYRFWIEDNGIGIDPKHEEKIFLIFQRLHARDKYPGNGIGLSICRKIVERHGGKLWLDKEKTGGARFYFTLKKGT, encoded by the coding sequence ATGTCGCAAAGCCCTCGCCCGTCTGAAGCGGAGATCACGAGCCTCCAGGTTAGCAACACCGAAGACTACGCGATTTTTGCACTCGGTGTCGATGGCGAAATCCTAACCTGGAATCGGGGGGCCGAATGCCTTCTTGGCCTGAAGCGGAACGAGGCCGTTGGTCAGCCGTTTGCCCTGCTCTGCCAGACCCTCGACACGACACCGGATAAGCCGGAAGAGATTCTTTCCTTCGCCCTCTCGAAGGGGCGATACGAGGAACAGAGTCACCGCCACCGTCCAGATGGCTCTACCTACTGGATTGAGTTCTCGGTGTCCCCCCTCTATGACGAGGGCAAATCTCATGTCGGCTACTCCGTCGTGGCAAAGGATATTAGCGACATACGTAAATCACTGGCCCGAGAGCGTCTTATCCACAACATCGCTACGATCTCGGCCGAGGCAGGAGACCATATCGCCTTCCTCTGGACAGTAATGTCGCAAATTGGCCATTACTTTCAGTGGCAGGTCGGCCACGTTTTCTTGAGGGAAAAGCCAAGCGGTCCCCTCAAATCCACCGATATCTGGTACTGTCTCGACAACTCCGAAAACTATCGCGAACTCATCGAAGTCACCAAAGGAATCGAAGTCGAACCGAATGTCGGAACCCCAGGTCGAGCGCTGGCCACCAAGAAAGTTGTCTTTGTACCGGACCTCTTTGCCGACGACGCTCTCCTCCGATTCGAACAGCTTGTTGCGACTGGTCTAACTGCCACCATCAGCATCCCAATCCTGGTCCACAACGAGGTTTTTGCCATTATCGAGTTCGCAACGCGGGAAAAGGTTGCCGACACCGTATTTGTCGTCGACCTCGCCGAAGTTCTCAGCGCCCAAATATCCCAAATATTTGAGTTGAGGCGAGCCCTCGACGACCAAATGGCTTTCGACAATGCCTCGCGCGATCTCCTCTGTTGGGTCGGCTACGACGCTTATTTCAAGTTCGCGAGCCCGAGCTGGTCGACGGTACTTGGGTACACCCCAGAAGAAGTTCTGAAAATCCCTTGGCCCGAACTCGTCCATCCCGACGAGCTTGACTACGCTCTCCAAAACGGTCGTCGTCAAATCGAAGAGGGCGCAACCGTAGAAATCATTCTTCGCTTCAAGCACAAGGACGGCTCTTTCCGATCGATAGAGTGGCACTCGGTTCCCCTCCCCGAGCGGGAAATGATATACGCAATCGGCCGCGACGTCACGCAAAAGATCGCCACCGAACGCCAACTTCAAGAAACCCTTGCGCTCCAAGACGCCGTTCTTAACGCGTCGCACTACGGCATCATCTGCGTCAACTTGGAAGGTGCGGTCACCGTCTTCAATAAAGGTGCCGAAAGGATTCTAGGCTACACAGCCGAGGAGTTTGTCGGCGTCAAAGGCCCACCTCGCCTGACCGATCCCACTACATTGGCCGAACGTGCGTCGGACCTTTCCAAAGCCCTTGGCCACCCAGTACAAGCCGACGTGGCCGGATTCACCGAACTGGCTGAGTCTGGCATCGATCAAGAATTCGAGTGGACCTACATCCGAAAGGACGGTACCCGCTTCCCAGGCCTGCTTGCCGTCTCTGCGTTGCGCGACGAGAGCGGCGAAATGAACGGCTACATGGGCATCATCCAGGACATCACTAAGCGCCGCGAGGCCGAAGATGCCACGGAGCGCCTGCTCGCCATCGTTTCCCAGTCGCCGGACCTGATCGGTTTCATCGATTCCAACGAACGAATCGTTTACCAGAATTTGGGAGGCAATCGCATGCTGGGTTATGCCGACGACTTCGACTTCGTTGGGCAGGACGTCACCCAGTTCATGACGGAGGCAGCCATCGATCGAGCCCGAAATATCGTTGTTCCCGCTATTCTGGAGCACGGCATCTGGACTGGCGAGTCCGAATTCATGCGCCAAGATGGAAGCCGAATTCCCGTGTCCCAGGTCATCTTCTTCCTGCCCAATAAGGACGGCGAGCCGCCGTACATTGCAACGATTGCACGGGACATCACGGAGTTCAAGCGTTCCCAGGCCCAAATGTCCCTTCAGGCCCAGAAGCTTCAGCACTCAAACCAGGAACTGGAACAGTTCGCATACGTCGCCTCCCATGACCTCCAAGAGCCGCTCCGTATGGTTTGTAGCTTCCTTGGCCTCCTCGAAATTGAGTTCGACGACCAACTCACCCCCGACGCACGGGAATACATCCGCTATGCCGTCGATGGTGGCATGCGGATGAGAAGCCTCATCGACGGCCTCCTCGATTTCTCACGGGTGGGTCGGCAAAATCTCGCCCTCGAATCAACATCGATGGAGTTAGCCCTTCAGGACGCCGTGCAGAATCTCAAGATCGCTGTGGCAGAGTCCGGCGCAACCGTCACCCACAGCCCCCTTCCTACGGTCATGGGAGATCGCACCAGTCTCACCCGTCTTCTCCAAAATCTCGTCGGTAACTCTATCAAATTCCGAGCCGATCAGCCGCCTCAGGTTCATGTTGGAGTGGAAGACACGGATGGAGACGAGTACCGATTCTGGATCGAAGACAACGGCATTGGCATCGACCCCAAGCACGAGGAGAAAATCTTCCTGATTTTCCAACGTCTCCATGCTCGAGACAAATATCCGGGCAATGGAATTGGACTCTCGATTTGCCGTAAAATTGTCGAGCGCCACGGCGGCAAGCTTTGGCTCGATAAAGAGAAAACCGGGGGAGCGAGGTTCTACTTCACCCTCAAAAAAGGGACCTAG
- a CDS encoding pyruvate dehydrogenase (acetyl-transferring) E1 component subunit alpha translates to MASKAEYKITESAAELEDHLRDMLFIRHFEEKCNRVYREGKAGGYMHVYIGMEALAVGWMKAIRRGHDNVITAYRDHAHALLLGTPPVAVMGEIMGRSCGTAGGKGGSMHIYDPKNGFYGGWGIVGGHIPLGAGLAFASRYRGDDKVTLNFMGDGASNQGVVFETLNMASLWDVPCIFIIENNEFAMGTRLEYHAADKELWKRGLPFDIRSERIDGMDVIQMKRQATEIVEWVRKEQRPAWIEIMTYRYSGHGAADNDRQLYRTKEEEDIAWERDPIARLKKQMMKLGYMTEEKYEAIDEELIEQVEKIYEEADASPFPEADEVYDNIYSDMKPEMGH, encoded by the coding sequence GTGGCCAGTAAAGCCGAGTACAAAATCACCGAAAGCGCAGCTGAACTAGAAGACCATTTGCGCGACATGCTTTTCATCCGGCACTTCGAAGAGAAGTGCAACCGGGTTTACCGGGAAGGGAAGGCGGGAGGCTACATGCACGTGTACATCGGCATGGAAGCGCTCGCCGTAGGGTGGATGAAGGCCATCCGACGAGGTCACGACAACGTCATCACCGCCTACCGCGACCACGCCCACGCCCTGCTTTTGGGCACGCCTCCAGTGGCGGTCATGGGAGAGATCATGGGTCGAAGCTGCGGAACCGCCGGCGGCAAAGGCGGCTCCATGCACATCTACGACCCGAAGAACGGCTTCTATGGCGGCTGGGGCATCGTTGGTGGCCACATCCCGCTTGGTGCGGGTCTGGCGTTCGCTTCGCGCTATCGCGGCGACGACAAGGTCACGCTCAACTTTATGGGTGACGGCGCTTCGAACCAAGGCGTCGTCTTCGAGACGCTGAACATGGCGTCGCTGTGGGACGTGCCGTGCATTTTCATCATCGAGAACAACGAGTTCGCGATGGGCACACGACTGGAGTACCACGCGGCCGACAAGGAGCTTTGGAAACGCGGCTTGCCGTTCGATATTCGCTCCGAGCGAATCGACGGCATGGACGTGATTCAGATGAAGCGACAGGCGACGGAGATCGTGGAATGGGTTCGCAAGGAACAGCGCCCGGCATGGATCGAGATCATGACCTACCGCTACTCGGGCCACGGTGCGGCAGACAACGATCGACAGCTTTATCGAACCAAGGAAGAAGAGGATATCGCTTGGGAGCGCGACCCGATCGCTCGGCTGAAGAAGCAGATGATGAAGCTCGGCTATATGACCGAGGAAAAGTATGAAGCGATCGACGAAGAGCTGATCGAGCAGGTTGAGAAGATTTACGAAGAGGCCGACGCGAGCCCGTTCCCCGAGGCGGATGAGGTCTACGACAACATTTACAGCGATATGAAACCGGAGATGGGACACTAA
- a CDS encoding TIM barrel protein — MVLSAILVASTLSASRPVPFLMGVQAWTFHNFSAFEAIEKTAQAGAKYIEFYPGQSFKPGSKSSMGPGLTAEEMADLKAQLNKFGVTPTAYGVTGIDKDYDKAKPLFVWAKSLGLKVLNTESVESIDTIEKLVKEFDIKVGFHNHPKRADNPSYKMWDPNYVYGIVKNRDHRIGSCADTGHWVRSGIKPIDALNMLHGRIVSSHLKDLNEFSPDAHDMPYGTGVSDVPAILAFYDKIGLKGTVSVEYEYNWDTNVDEVAQCIGYVRGLYGR; from the coding sequence ATGGTCCTAAGCGCTATTCTTGTCGCCTCGACGCTGAGCGCGTCCCGCCCCGTGCCGTTCCTCATGGGCGTCCAAGCCTGGACGTTTCACAACTTTTCTGCCTTCGAAGCCATCGAGAAAACCGCCCAAGCCGGCGCAAAGTACATCGAATTCTATCCTGGCCAATCCTTCAAACCTGGCTCCAAATCTTCCATGGGTCCTGGCCTCACCGCCGAAGAGATGGCCGACCTCAAGGCCCAGCTCAACAAGTTCGGCGTGACCCCGACTGCTTATGGCGTCACCGGCATCGACAAGGACTACGACAAAGCCAAGCCGCTCTTCGTTTGGGCGAAGTCCCTCGGCCTCAAAGTCCTCAATACCGAGTCGGTCGAGTCCATCGATACTATCGAAAAGCTCGTCAAGGAGTTTGACATCAAGGTCGGCTTCCACAACCACCCCAAGAGGGCCGACAACCCCTCCTACAAAATGTGGGACCCAAACTACGTGTACGGCATCGTCAAGAACCGCGACCATCGCATCGGCTCCTGCGCCGACACCGGTCACTGGGTAAGGAGCGGCATCAAGCCCATCGACGCCCTCAACATGCTCCACGGGCGGATCGTCAGCAGTCACCTCAAGGACCTGAACGAGTTTTCACCTGACGCCCACGACATGCCTTACGGCACCGGAGTCTCCGACGTACCCGCCATTCTCGCCTTTTACGACAAGATCGGCCTCAAAGGCACCGTATCCGTGGAATATGAATACAATTGGGACACAAACGTGGACGAAGTAGCGCAATGCATTGGCTATGTTCGTGGGCTCTATGGGCGTTAG
- a CDS encoding response regulator, with product MTNPIRLLSSRILILDDEPANVLLLERLLEQLGYNNIETYTNPLEALPRILDVNVDLVLLDIQMPQLTGFEILEKIRDHKLENEFRPVMVLTADATASTKRKALALGAEDFLTKPFEAYEVALRVKNLLRTRQLYKEISLENDLLEQRVRERTTELEEVQLEIVDRLGLATEYRDDDTKAHTARVGDMASQLAATMGLSQKFVQLIRLAAPLHDIGKIGISDLILLKQGKLTPEEFETMKKHTEIGASILSGSKSEILQLAQEIAISHHERWDGMGYPHKIGGENIPLSGRIVSVVDVFDALTHERSYKKAWPVEEALAEIEKNAGTQFDPVVVDALLTLFPEYRMPKAA from the coding sequence ATGACAAACCCCATTCGACTCCTGAGCTCCAGAATCCTCATTTTGGACGACGAACCAGCCAACGTTCTCCTATTGGAACGCTTGCTGGAGCAGCTGGGCTACAACAACATCGAAACGTACACCAATCCGCTGGAAGCGCTTCCACGCATCTTGGACGTGAACGTGGATCTCGTTCTTCTCGATATCCAGATGCCGCAGCTCACCGGCTTCGAAATCCTCGAAAAGATTCGCGACCACAAGTTGGAGAATGAGTTCCGGCCCGTGATGGTCCTCACCGCCGATGCCACCGCTTCTACCAAGCGAAAGGCGCTCGCACTCGGAGCCGAAGACTTCCTCACCAAGCCGTTCGAAGCCTACGAAGTCGCTCTGCGCGTCAAGAACCTGCTCCGCACCCGACAGCTTTACAAGGAAATTTCGCTCGAAAACGACCTGCTGGAACAGCGTGTTCGCGAGCGAACGACGGAACTCGAAGAGGTTCAGCTTGAAATCGTTGACCGCCTTGGTCTCGCCACCGAATACCGAGACGACGACACGAAGGCGCATACAGCGCGAGTGGGAGACATGGCGTCCCAATTGGCTGCGACGATGGGGTTGTCGCAGAAATTCGTCCAGTTGATCCGCCTTGCTGCACCACTGCACGATATCGGCAAGATCGGCATCTCCGATCTCATTCTCCTCAAGCAGGGCAAACTTACGCCCGAGGAGTTCGAGACGATGAAGAAGCACACCGAAATCGGTGCGTCCATCCTCTCCGGCAGTAAGTCGGAAATCCTTCAACTCGCGCAGGAGATCGCTATCTCCCACCACGAGCGATGGGACGGAATGGGCTACCCACACAAGATCGGAGGAGAGAATATTCCGCTGTCCGGTCGAATCGTGTCCGTGGTCGACGTCTTCGACGCCCTCACCCACGAGCGAAGCTACAAGAAGGCTTGGCCGGTCGAAGAAGCCCTCGCTGAGATCGAAAAGAATGCTGGAACGCAGTTCGACCCCGTGGTCGTCGATGCGCTCCTCACGCTCTTCCCCGAATATCGTATGCCTAAGGCCGCCTAA
- a CDS encoding response regulator, whose translation MGGNRTGRGFRSFAKKILPWLQSSVVGTAVPIAFGVLVSIFLCLRYRDDIGSLQNQYHLELDSKAKVQAQQIQGMFQEIHHGLQTVANMPGIRRIDLTPQSLRTNPAEWAGDAFEGTEQIFLSLAHDHGISEITVSPVGLDPEKINPATGRKWAPSAVFDSDTVSQISDNQLSLEKVVRPGEVTDYEYGAMKKQIAFFQQVCPRKDQVTLLNYPAVMSSQVTVCDNRNFRVTHDEADRRGFVYSVPYYGPQGRLRGIISCVFLTKTLRDLLPSSDAAIVDTRGHFAIYREGMGTATTSAEAIQTAQQDPSLNYSNVIALAFPDDWGKWHYWTGKSNRDFLGREDVQILRTTILIGLAVLWTGVLFLVGFMAAVRKRQEQRLETLLRSSQEILFMTDEKGKVLTTGGQIKKELGWNRGDFVGVNLGFFVVEESRQEFAKHIRRVAEKAYGEETAEFRIETQDDRPIWYEFTTTNMSHVPEVGGVLISLRNVETRKQAELMLRTAKDAAESANEAKSEFLSRMSHELRTPLNAILGFGQLLEMTPETTQDQESVGQILKAGRHLLNLVNDILDISKIESGAVSMSVEPIDCLDVIDTVVTLVDPLAKQTGISLAVECDYPYLVMGDRQRVVQVLTNLCTNAIKYNQPGGSVTIEVEQRANGQTTFRICDTGIGINPQVIDRLFTPFDRLGAERLTVEGTGLGLALSKSLVEAMNGTIEVNSTLGKGTIMEFSLPTADNHLYVVDGDRQFELPETPTPKSESVRILHIEGDVANLRLVEDLLRDVPRYELRNASQGSVGIERMADFRPHIILLDLHLNDMSGLQVLEFIRCGSPFTEAKVIVLSSQVDPVQLEKALFLGADHIHSKPIDTQELLHLLHELSEAAA comes from the coding sequence ATGGGTGGTAATCGAACCGGGAGGGGGTTCAGAAGCTTCGCCAAGAAGATTCTGCCGTGGCTGCAGTCGTCTGTGGTCGGAACCGCCGTGCCGATTGCCTTCGGAGTTTTGGTCTCCATCTTCCTCTGTCTCCGTTACCGAGACGACATCGGATCGCTCCAAAACCAATACCATCTGGAACTCGATTCCAAGGCCAAAGTCCAAGCTCAGCAGATTCAGGGGATGTTCCAGGAAATCCACCACGGTCTGCAGACCGTTGCCAACATGCCCGGCATTCGGCGAATCGACCTGACTCCACAGAGTCTGAGAACCAACCCTGCTGAATGGGCCGGTGATGCCTTCGAAGGTACCGAACAAATCTTCCTCAGCCTGGCCCATGACCACGGCATCAGCGAGATCACGGTCTCACCGGTCGGCCTCGACCCCGAAAAGATCAACCCGGCGACGGGTCGCAAGTGGGCCCCATCCGCCGTTTTCGATTCCGACACCGTCAGCCAGATTTCCGACAATCAGCTTTCGCTTGAGAAGGTCGTTCGCCCAGGAGAAGTCACAGACTACGAATATGGGGCGATGAAGAAGCAGATCGCCTTCTTCCAACAGGTTTGTCCTCGAAAGGATCAGGTCACCCTCCTCAATTACCCGGCCGTCATGAGTTCGCAGGTCACCGTCTGCGATAACCGCAACTTTCGCGTGACTCACGATGAGGCTGATCGCCGTGGATTTGTCTACTCGGTTCCCTACTACGGCCCGCAAGGTCGGCTTCGAGGAATCATCTCCTGCGTGTTCCTCACAAAGACGCTCCGCGATCTGCTGCCGAGCTCGGATGCCGCGATTGTCGACACAAGGGGGCACTTTGCCATCTATCGAGAAGGCATGGGCACCGCCACCACAAGTGCCGAAGCCATCCAAACCGCCCAGCAGGACCCTTCGCTGAACTATTCCAACGTGATCGCGCTGGCCTTCCCCGATGACTGGGGCAAGTGGCACTACTGGACTGGCAAGTCGAACCGCGATTTCCTCGGTCGAGAAGACGTCCAGATTCTCCGCACCACGATTCTCATCGGTCTCGCCGTGCTCTGGACCGGTGTGCTCTTCCTCGTTGGTTTCATGGCCGCCGTTCGCAAGCGTCAAGAACAGCGACTAGAAACTCTTCTCCGAAGCAGCCAAGAAATCCTTTTCATGACCGATGAGAAAGGCAAAGTTCTCACGACTGGCGGCCAGATCAAGAAGGAATTGGGCTGGAATCGGGGCGACTTTGTCGGCGTCAACCTCGGCTTCTTCGTTGTTGAGGAATCTCGACAAGAATTTGCCAAGCATATCCGGCGCGTGGCCGAAAAGGCCTACGGCGAAGAGACGGCAGAGTTCCGCATCGAAACCCAAGACGATCGCCCAATCTGGTACGAATTCACCACCACCAACATGTCGCACGTGCCGGAGGTTGGCGGCGTTCTCATTTCGCTCCGCAACGTCGAAACCCGCAAGCAGGCCGAACTCATGCTTCGCACCGCCAAAGACGCGGCCGAAAGCGCCAACGAGGCCAAAAGCGAATTCCTTTCGCGGATGAGCCACGAGCTCCGCACCCCCCTTAACGCCATTCTCGGCTTCGGACAGCTCCTCGAAATGACCCCCGAGACGACGCAGGACCAGGAAAGCGTGGGCCAAATCCTCAAGGCCGGGCGTCACCTACTCAATCTGGTCAACGACATTCTTGATATCTCGAAGATCGAAAGCGGTGCCGTCTCAATGTCCGTCGAACCCATCGATTGCCTCGACGTCATCGACACGGTCGTTACGCTCGTCGATCCGCTCGCCAAGCAGACTGGCATCAGCCTCGCTGTCGAGTGCGACTATCCCTACCTCGTCATGGGCGACCGCCAGCGCGTCGTCCAAGTCCTCACCAACCTTTGCACCAACGCCATCAAGTACAACCAACCCGGCGGATCGGTCACCATTGAGGTGGAACAGCGAGCCAATGGCCAAACCACGTTCCGCATCTGCGATACCGGAATCGGCATCAACCCGCAGGTCATCGACCGGCTCTTTACCCCGTTCGACCGTTTGGGTGCCGAACGGCTAACCGTCGAAGGAACCGGGCTCGGACTAGCCCTTTCAAAGTCGCTCGTTGAAGCTATGAATGGCACCATTGAGGTGAATTCCACCCTCGGCAAAGGCACCATTATGGAGTTCTCGTTGCCGACTGCCGACAATCACCTTTATGTGGTCGATGGAGACCGGCAATTCGAGTTGCCGGAAACACCGACCCCGAAGAGTGAAAGTGTACGCATTCTACACATCGAAGGTGATGTCGCCAATTTACGGCTTGTCGAGGACCTCCTCCGCGACGTGCCACGGTACGAGCTTCGCAATGCGAGCCAAGGTAGCGTCGGCATCGAGCGAATGGCCGACTTTCGGCCTCACATCATCCTTCTCGACCTTCATCTGAACGACATGTCCGGCCTACAAGTCCTCGAATTCATCCGATGTGGCAGCCCGTTCACCGAGGCAAAGGTCATCGTTTTAAGCTCGCAAGTGGACCCGGTCCAACTCGAAAAGGCTCTCTTTCTTGGAGCCGACCATATCCACTCCAAGCCAATCGACACTCAAGAACTTCTTCACCTCTTGCACGAACTATCGGAAGCAGCAGCATGA